One genomic segment of Drosophila willistoni isolate 14030-0811.24 chromosome 2R unlocalized genomic scaffold, UCI_dwil_1.1 Seg200, whole genome shotgun sequence includes these proteins:
- the LOC6643697 gene encoding chitin deacetylase 1, with product MLCPRENDNCHQTGFTVKVAASGKLNHHHHIRPSPPPPLSAAWPWSLSVRNFGQLIIMAVMLAIMSASSLDAFSIDNNVGFGVGQNQNQTTPTAYQHGHSIHSRRHRRSASTDAACIQDSRFYRNPNRPVHKIWTNSECAKYFLCLDGEVFEFKCSEGLLFDVVRQICDFKANVDNCDVSAETAAPKPLLEMADCADDLQLGCADGTCLPQEYFCDGSVDCPDGSDEGWCDVEHDPNAAGACDPRKCQLPHCFCSKDGTQIPGNLQTQTVPQMILLTFDDAINHDNWELFSKVLFTQNRRNPNGCPIKGTFYVSHPYTNYQYVQKLWNDGHEIAVHSVTHRGPEMWWSKNATIEDWFDEMVGQANIINKFAAVRMEEIRGMRVPFLRVGWNRQFLMMKEFGFTYDASMMAPHSNPPLWPYTLDYKMPHSCTGVNQNCPSRSYPGIWELVMNQLEAGEYMCGMVDSCPPHLSGEDVYRMLTHNFKRHYLSNRAPFGLYFHSTWFKKIDYLNAFLKFLEDLQKVPDVYFVTNQQAIEWMRQPTPSNQLHHFAPWQCEPKQLDVQEQVCQIPNVCKVRSRVLQEDRYFYTCMTCPAQYPWIRNEFGLD from the exons atgcttTGCCCCAGGGAAAATGATAATTGCCACCAAACTGGTTTCACAGTCAAGGTCGCGGCTTCCGGCAAGCTaaaccatcatcatcatatcCGACCatcacctcctcctcctctatCTGCAGCTTGGCCATGGTCGTTATCAGTGCGAAATTTTGGTCAACTCATTATTATGGCCGTCATGTTGGCGATTATGTCGGCTTCTTCGTTGGATGCTTTTAGCATTG ACAATAACGTTGGATTCGGAGTcggccaaaaccaaaaccagaCAACGCCAACGGCATACCAACATGGTCACAGCATTCAtagtcgtcgtcatcgtcgctCAGCATCGACTGATGCCGCCTGCATTCAAGATTCGCGTTTCTATCGCAATCCCAATCGACCGGTCCACAAGATCTGGACGAATAGTGAATGTGCGAAATATTTCCTATGCTTGGACGGCGAAGTTTTTGAATTTAAGTGCTCGGAGGGTCTGCTCTTCGATGTTGTGCGTCAGATATGCGATTTCAAGGCAAATGTGGATAATTGTGATGTGAGTGCAGAGACGGCAGCACCCAAACCCCTACTGGAAATGGCAGATTGTGCCGATGATTTGCAATTGGGTTGTGCCGATGGCACTTGTCTGCCCCAAGAGTATTTCTGTGATGGCTCCGTCGATTGTCCTGATGGTTCCGATGAGGgctggtgtgatgtcgagcatgatCCGAATGCAGCTGGTGCTTGTGATCCAAGAAAATGTCAATTACCGCATTGTTTTTGCTCAAAGGATGGCACACAGATTCCTGGCAATCTGCAGACCCAAACTGTGCCACAAATGATTCTACTGACCTTCGATGATGCCATCAATCATGATAATTGGGAATTGTTTTCCAAAGTTCTATTCACCCAAAATCGACGGAATCCAAACGGTTGCCCGATCAAGGGAACATTTTATGTATCACATCCTTATACTAATTATCAATATGTGCAGAAGCTATGGAACGATGGACACGAGATTGCAGTGCATTCGGTTAC GCATCGTGGTCCCGAGATGTGGTGGTCTAAGAATGCCACCATTGAGGATTGGTTTGACGAAATGGTGGGTCAGGCgaatataattaataaatttgcaGCCGTACGCATGGAAGAGATACGAGGAATGCGAGTTCCGTTCCTACGTGTTGGCTGGAATCGTCAATTCTTGATGATGAAAGAATTCGGTTTCACCTATGATGCATCCATGATGGCACCACACTCAAATCCTCCACTCTGGCCATATACATTGGACTACAAAATGCCGCATAGTTGCACGGGAGTTAATCAGAATTGCCCATCGCGTAGTTATCCGGGGATATGGGAATTGGTAATGAATCAATTGGAAGCCGGTGAATATATGTGCGGTATGGTAGATAGTTGTCCACCCCATTTAAGTGGCGAGGATGTCTATCGCATGTTGACGCATAATTTCAAGAGACATTATCTTAGTAATCGTGCGCCATTTGGTTTATATTTCCATTCGACATGGTTTAAGAAAATTGATTATCTCAATGCCTTCTTG AAATTCCTGGAGGATCTACAAAAAGTGCCGGATGTGTATTTTGTGACCAATCAACAGGCCATTGAATGGATGCGTCAGCCTACACCAAGTAATCAATTGCATCATTTTGCTCCTTGGCAATGTGAACCAAAACAATTGGATGTCCAGGAGCAAGTCTGTCAGATTCCGAATGTATGCAAGGTGCGGAGTCGTGTCCTGCAGGAGGATCGTTATTTCTATACATGCATGACGTGTCCAGCACAATATCCTTGGATACGTAACGAATTCGGCCTGGACTGA
- the LOC6643698 gene encoding U6 snRNA-associated Sm-like protein LSm7, producing MADKKVGGNDGNKEKRRKESILDLSKYLEKQIRVKFAGGREASGILKGYDALLNLVLDNTVEYLRDSDEPYKLTEDSTRSLGLVVCRGTALVLICPQDGVESIANPFITQ from the exons atggcagataaaaaa GTTGGCGGAAATGACGGCAACAAGGAGAAGCGACGCAAAGAATCCATTTTGGATCTATCCAAATATTTGGAGAAACAGATTCGCGTGAAATTCGCTGGAGGTCGTGAAGCATCCGGAATTCTTAAGGGTTACGATGCGTTGTTGAATCTGGTACTGGACAATACTGTGGAATATCTACGCGATTCAGATGAACCCTACAAACTAACCGAGGACTCCACACGGAGTCTGGGCTTGGTGGTATGTCGTGGCACTGCTTTGGTGTTAATATGTCCCCAAGATGGTGTGGAAAGCATTGCCAATCCGTTTATAACGCAGTGA